Below is a genomic region from Mustela lutreola isolate mMusLut2 chromosome 1, mMusLut2.pri, whole genome shotgun sequence.
GCAGGTACACATGGAGAAGGAGGGACACAGAGCCAGGCCGCGGGGCACAAAGCAAGGCCAGGAAGACACAACAACAAGAGGGAAGGTGATTAGGGGCCCTGGAGGCATTAGACCCATAGaggggagcccaaggtgggatcTGCGGACCTCGGGAAGGAAACGTGGGTCCATCAGACGTAAGAGTGAAGAGGAGTAGAACTCACACCCACACCCCCCCAAACACTGAAGTCACAGCACTCCTGGGATGGAGGGCAGGGGTGTCAAACACCTGGCTTCAGGAGATACTCAGGGATTGTTCTCCCAGAAAGACCCAGGCCAGGGAGACCAGGGCTCCTAGGTCTCACCAACAGTGATGCCAGAGAAAAAGGGGGTGGGCACCACCATTTggctgggggaggtggaggtgggagaTAGAGGGGCCTCACCTTGGCCAGAAGGTCCCCCCACCCCTATTTtacccagggccctgggagctGACTCACTGTGGCTGGGGTTGGTGTGGCCCCAGCCAGACACCCAGCACTGTGATCCCCTTGGGAAATCTTGCTTCTTGGCTGGCAGGCACACAGCACCCACGGTGTCTGTGGAGAAGCAGAAGGTCCTGGGTCCCACTTGGGCTTAGTTGCTTAGTTTCCTTTCCCCACCTCCTCACCCTCAGGTTGGGGGAAGAACCAGGGCTGGCAGGTCCTgtcactccttttctttttttttttttctttttttttttaaagattttatttgtttatttgacagagagaaatcacaactgtCACTCCTTTTCAAACAGTCCTGGCTCCCTGCCTCCACCAGCCAGGTCTCCTGAAAGGTTGTGCAGGTCGTACACTGCACCACATTGGCACGGAGGTCACCACTGACACAGAGGATGATGTATAAACCACCGTGTGCCTGGTGCCTTCTAGGTTGGGCAATGGACACCCCGCACAGACTTCTCCAACTTCTCCTAATGAGGActcattttgcattttccttagGGTATTGGATCCCTCTTGGGGCACTATTTCCAAAAATGTGTAGCAAGTCCTACAGGGACTTGGGCCCAAACTTGTTCTAAAGTAACACACAGACATGCTGATGATAAAATAAACACTGAGTGCCATGGGGAGAAAGGATTCCCTTCTCAGAGCTCTTTCCACCTCCGCAAGAGCAGCCAAGAGAAAGATTCCCTCCAGTGCCATTCCGGGGCTCCCCAGTCCTGCCAGCCTCCACCTAAACACGGAGAGTGCAGGCCCAGGCGTGGTGGGTCTGCAGAGGGCAGCAAGCTGGAGCCTCAGTGCTATCTTGTTTTCTCTCCGTGTTTCTACGGTTGTTACCTATTCGCCACAAATAATATGGGTTCTCTGGTTCAGTCGTAACTTAAAGCTCCCCTTTCAAATATACTGGAGTCATTCTAGAAATATTAACTGCTGAGCCAAAGTTCAGGGAGTACACATGCGTGGTAATATTTGTGAGGGGCGGGGGGATGCAGCAACAGCTGCGATTTGGGAAACCCAAGGCTACAGGTGGTAATGGGAGGGAGGAGCAAAGAGTGTGTGTCCACGTGTGCACCTGTGCATGAGTGTGTACGCATGGgagcatgtgtgcacgtgtgtgcttgTGCATGAATGTGTACGCATGGGAGTGTGCGCGTGTGTTTACTTGCATGAAGATGGCATGAgcgagtgtgtgcgtgtgtgagcgcgtgtgtgtgtgtgtttgttggtgAGGAGGCAGGCACCCGTGCGTGCTacgtgcaggggtgggggtttgAGAGCCGCTGCCAGAGAGAAGCCGGACCCCGGAGTCAGGACATCAGGCTTGGGAACAGTTTGCTGAGAGATCTTGTAGAGTCACTTTCCTCACTAAACCCTGTGGTCCTTCCCTGTTTATACCTGCCTCATCTACCTGTCAGGGTTAGACAGAAGGAAagacatttgggaaaataaagcTTAATAACTGCGACATGTCCCACGGTGGCTGGGACCTGGGGCCAGCCTGGGGTCGGGGTGGAGCAGCACGTGGGGAGATGGACCACCAAGGAAGCTCTGCCAGGTACTTTGAGGCAAGTCCCTCTTGCAGCCCAGCTATGCGGGGGGCCAGAACCTTCGCCCCAAGAAAGCCCACACACGTTGCTGCATGCTTCGGTCCAGGTAATGCCCAAGATCACTGTGGTCATCCAATGAACTGAACGTGTTAATGTCTACAGCACTAGGAGGGAACCTCAGAAATGAGCTCACTCCTCAGGCCCtagccaccacacacacaccccccacctccaccccagggcctgcctccctccccacagcctgCACTTGCTCAGGCCAGGTCAGTGCCTCACCTGAGAAGTTGAGTGGCGTCCAGAGCCGCAGGAGGGCGATGTCATAGTCGTGAGTCTGGCTGCTGTAGAGAGGGTGGGGGACAATCCTCTCCACCACAGCCCCCTGGTGAGGCCTGACGGCACTGTGGCTGACCAGCCCCACGTGGACCCGCCAGCTGGACAGGCGGGGTACCCTAGAACTGCACACGGGAGCCATGCTGAGCCCAGGGAAGGATGGGGTGCACAAGACTGACCTAAATGAGGTGGCAGTTGGGGGAAGCTGGCCAGAGAAGCCATTTGTGGCTGCCCCCATCACCAGGCTGGGAGCTCCCAGAACCCAGGCTCCATGCCTCCTAAGTATCCTTGCAGCAGCTGGCAAGATACTGGGCATGcagtaggtgctccataaatgctCTAGACTGGCCAGAGAAGTAAGACAGTGTGGGAGATCTACAACTCCCACCCTCTCTGTCCTATATAAAACACCCTCCGTGTTTTTTAACAGACATCAAAGGGGCTTGTGTGATATGCTAACTGCGAGTCAGAAAAACCATGAGtcctgtctctccacctactGCGATCGATCGTGGGGAAGTTGCCTCACCGCTCCCAGCCTTGGTCCCCAGCTTGTAAAATGAGGAGTACACTATCTGCCCCACCCGCCGCCGGAGGGAGAGGTCCAAAGAGCTCATTCACTCGTCATTCATTCCTACATCCTACACTGCTCCAAGCTGTAGTTATGAAGCACCTATTATCTGCCAGGACTGTCCTTGGCCAGAGGGACATGGCCGCTGGAAAATCAACACAGAGACTCAGTGGTAAACAAAACTGAGAGTGTCAGTCCCCACGGAGCTTCCCGTCTAAAGGGGAAGCAAGACATTAAGCCAATAATTACATGGAAGGTGATTTAATTACAGTTGTGATAAACATTAAGAAGCACAGAGCACTGTGAAtgggaaaacatttgcaaaacttCAAAACTGAGCAAATATAAAGAAGCAATCTTTGTGTTATCACCACTATTTGTGCAGAGCTGTTCCCGGCAGGGACCAGGGAGAACTGCGCCATGCACGCCCCTCAGAAGGGACGCGGGGAGGCAGACCGTCCGACGGACGTGAACATGTTATACGGGACATACCACGGGCCAAACAGAAAAGGCTGCTAAGGCGCCCTCCTGGCCCGCAGCCCCGAGACTTGCCTGTGCACGCAGTGAGCAGCCGTCACCACCCAGTGGGGCGCCACCACGGAGGCCCCGCATGTGTGCcgggagcccagggccacactggCTTGCCAGGGCCAGCGCCCAGGAGCCACGGCCTGCCCACCAACTATCCGGGAGGCCAGGGGCCTCACCCCACACGCTGCAAACAGAGAAGCACAGGGGGGATGGTTAGCCAGAAGACAGGTGGGTGTCCGCATGGTCCTAATCCTCGGCGAGTGTGGCCCAGCGGAGACAGCTCTCATTTATTACTCCTGGCCCTGAGTTTGGGGGACAGGATGGTCCAAGTGTCAATTACACATCTGTCTGCCCCATCAGGCTACAAGCTCACTGAGAGCTGTGACCATGCTACATTGTCCTTGGAGTCCTGACACCTCATAAAAAGCCTGTTCCATGGGAGAGGTCGGAATGTTGGTGTATGGATGGATGCACAGATATATGGAGAAATACAGATGATTGGGGGCACGGGGTCAGACGAAAGGAGCTCCACAGACTGTCTCCCATGTGGCTCCTAATTTGCCCCCTTCCTTAGTCTCCTGAAGGTGCTAACTGGTTAGCAGCCAACAGTAATCCTTTTGGGGCTCTCCAGATGAAGGGGGGCGGGAGCTTCAGAAGTCAAGGCAAGTAGTCCCAGGAGGCGAAGCAGATCATCCGCCCAGATCAGTGACTGGTGGGGGACAGGACAGGGGCTTGGTCAGGGCTCTGTTGGGGCAGAACAGTGTCTGCAAGAaggggaccagcaggcagaggggcaggtgggCAAGgaaccccaccccagacctacacTAAGGACGGGGGTAGactccctcctcccactgccaCCTTCCTGGACATGCCTGGATATGACTCACCAGAGCATCTGAGGGAAACGATTTGGCCGGAAGCGCAGCTGTTCCTACAAAGCAGAGGTGGCAgcaggaggctgggcaggggccCACCCAATGGCTTGGAGGGAGGCCAGGGGCAGTCATCAGGTGCACACAGAGGAGGCCTCTGGTGCAGCCCCCATCTGcgtcctgcctgcctcccagccctgggcccctcctCATTAGCAGCTCTCCAGGACAGCGTGCTACGCCGCCCCATCACCCCAGGAGGTCATGGCCCTTGAGGGTGGTCTTGGGCAGGGCCCAAAGTTACAAATCCGGTATCTGTAGATGGGAAGTCCAGCTGTGCCTACTAAGGACCCCAGAACAAACATGTGTCTGGTGGATGGATAAGGGAGTGAAGGAAGAAGGCGCACGTCACCCCACGCCCCTCCTGGGCTTCCTCTATTCTCTCTCCAACCCCTTcttgctctcccctctccctccttcttccaagCAAAACTTCAGTTTCTGCTGGACCAAAACCCTCTTCTCTCTCATACACATCTCAGGCCCCGGCAGCCCAATGCCACGATCCCTCTCATATCCCAAACCCTCAGGGCCCTGGCTCCCTGCCAGAGTCAGTTCCACTCACGTGAACTGAGTTTGTGATTTCTGATTGGGAAACGCTCCTGTGTCCCATCTCACACAGCCAATGTCTTCACCCCCAGGCTCCCACAACAGGAAGATTTTTGCTGAACAGTTCACCAGAAGGGACCTACTCAGCCTCCTGAGAAGTCCTACCTGGACTGccacacttcctccaggaagccctccagtCTGGGAGGGAGCTGAGCAAACCGCTGGGAGCTGTTGAGCTTGATGTCAGACAGGTTCACTCCCTTGAGGTGAGTGAGTCTTGGCAGAAAAGGGGAACAGAACGGGAGGAAACTGATTGACTCTGCAGCATGGAGATGGCAATAATCACGACCAAGATGTGCCTGAGCTGCCGTTCCCCCAGCAGTACACAGAGCGAGACTGACAATGACCTCTTCTCAGATGCATATTTGTTAAAGAGCAGAGATGCTCAAAGGAGAGAAACAAGCTGAGGTCCCATCATGCCCAGAGGGCAGGAGATGGCCAAAATGACCTCTTGTCAGTTCCTGAGCACATTGACAGGACAGGCAGATAAAGGTCTCCCCCTTTTCCCCTTCACCCTCACTGGGCCCcaagcctgcccccaccccttacCTGAGATGCCCCAGGCTCTGGCAGATCCGTACCCCCAGGGCAGGGTTCCAGCCCTCGTGGCAGACCAGGAGCCAGTCTGGCCGTGCTCTCACCTGTGCTTCCAGCAGGAAGTCCTCGCTGTTTATTCTGAAAGATACTGAAGGTACCGCATGAAGTCACATCCTACCTCCTGTGGGGTAGAGGGACAGGCTGGGCAGGGGGAGCTGGACCTGGCCATGGGGGTCCTGAAGAGACCTCAAGATAGCATCTGGGTCACCCAGTGTCGGGCTCCCTGTCCCCGGGGCATCAGGCCAGTTCTGAGAACAAAAGAACCCCTATTTATAGTGCTGTGTTCCAGTTTGGTGTTTAATCAAGTGCTTTTAAATGTGCTGTCACCTGTTGTCATGGCAACCCCCCAGGGGGTGGGTATGACCACCCTTCCACGCTGCAGAGGGACCACTAAGGCAGGGAGGGTAAGGGACCTGCCCCAGATCACAGAACCTGTGCATGATGGTTCCAGGACTATGTCCCGTCTTCTGGTTTCAAATCTTGTGATCATCCTAGTAATGGTTAccgctgagcctctgccttcttcaggctctgtgctaggctctTTTACCCATCAGCTCGTATTATTCTTACAACTTCATGTGGCAAATAGTGGTATCTCCATTTTGTAGAGAAGGAAATAGGAGTTCCAAGAAGCAGTGTGGCCAAGGTCGCATAACTAGCAAAAGGCAGGCCCCATGCTAATAACTGTAACTTGGGTAACTGATTCCAGCCCCTGCCTGGGCAGCTAATCTTCTGATCCTCGACTCAGGTTTGGCAAGGAGAAGACAACATGAAGCAAGGTTCCCTGGCGCTACACACTGGCTCCCCACACGCACCTGttcccccttccccatcctcctgGCTCACTCTGCCCCAGAGGGCAAGTTGCCAtccctcctcccagcctgggCTCCTGGCTGTGCCCACGTAGGGATCAAGACCGTCCCCAGGGAGTGCTGAAAGCTCCAAATCCAAGATGGATTTTCAAAGCTGGACCACATCACTCCCTTCCCACCAGAGGAGGAGCCCCCACTGCTGGCAGTGATGTCAGGGCACTTCGTTCTGGTCCCCTTCCCCCGGCCAGAAGTGGGGATCCCAGAGCCATGAAGGGGCTCAGGGCAGGTGGGGTGGTCTGTAGTCTTGGGGGTGTGGCCCACCTGTTCTGGACAGCGTGGGGAACAGGGCTTCCGCACCGCTGGTCTCAGAGCAGCTCGAAGGGATCTCCTCATCCTGCAGAGTCCCAGGAGTGGGCTGAGAGGTCGCCGGCCGCAGATATAGCACTTCGGAGGACAAGGACAGGAGAGGGTCACAGAGAAGAGGCTAGGAAAGGGGAGGGATTCCCACATGAGAGGGTCAAGGGGCAGAACAAGACCCCTGCACGAGGGAGACCAAAGCAGCTGCCTGGGGACTCGCCCTCAACCACCCAGCCTCAGGCAGGTCCCCACCTAACACACTAAGAGGCacagctctctctccctgtctttctgtctgtctctctctctctctgacagggAAAGATTTCTAGAGACGGTTCGACTTCGGCCTCCCTGGCTCATCCATTCAAGTACCTTCCACTTCCCACTGCAAGACTAGAGCCTTCTGGACGCAGAGCCTAACTCCCTCCTGCTGCGgtcccacccccgaccccttcTCCCCTGTGGGCAGTCCGGGGGAAAGGAGAAAGACGGGTCCTGGCTGCCTTTTACAGCTGCTTGTCTCTTCCCGCAAGGACCCCCCAGACCCTGGTCTTCGGCCTTCCCTGGAGCACAGAAGGGTCCCCGCACTGACCGAGAAGCCAGGAGCCGACGCTCACACCAGCCAGCAGCACCAAGGCTCCCAGCCCCGCACAGCAGCGCTGTCCTGCGCCCCGGCACCCTGCCAGAGAGGCtgcgggagaggggagggcagcGTCTGTGTGCCTGGCCCCTGCCTGCCAGCCTTCCTCTGCCCGAGGCTCCACCATGGGGCTAGACAGCTATGGGGCTAGGGCAGGAGCTGCACCCCCCACTGAGCCTGcccgcctccccctgccccatgccCACAAGGCCCACAGAGCCACTCAACCCCCAAACAAGACACAGAGCAAAAGCAGGTCTGGGCTAAACTGTGGGATAAACTCGCCGTCGGCCACTGGGGGTTCTCTCAAGAAGGGTCTGGGGAATGTAGGAAGATTACCCATTTGCTGTCCCCACCCTGTCATTCCCCTATAGCCCAGTCTGGCCTACTGGGGTGCTGCTGGACTTCGGGCCTCTGCAGTGGGTCTCTTGGCTTTGCTTGGAAGttcctgggtcctgggctctccTCTGCATACTGAGCCTCCATGTGGGTTTGGCCAtccggcatcaggctctgggGAAATAACCATTGGTCACTTGGGATCCCCACACCAAGGGGAGAAGCTCCAGCCCCTACAAGACGCCACTCTCTAACCTTGGCTGTGCACTCACTGCCTTTTTTTCATCTTAGAGACTCTGTGTGTTCCCACTGATGCCCCCCAACCAGGCCCTCTCTGCTCTCCAACCCCCTTATTCTCACACAGCCCGTAAGTACCAGAGCCTGTATTCAAACCCAGAACCAGCACTCCTCACCATtccctccctggcctcctgcAACCATCAAGGATGCCCTCTGAGTCTCTCAGCATCCCTCCTCAGTCTAGATGCCAGCTTTCTTCATTACCTCCTGTCTCAGAGGAAGAAGGCCCCCTGCCCAATTCACCGTCCATTCATTTACCCAGTAAATAAGACTTAGCCCAAgcgcttctgggtggctcagtgggttcaacctctgccttcggctcaggtcatgatctcagggtcctgggatcgagccccacatcgggcttcctgctcagtggggagcctgctttccccactctctctctctgcctgcctctctgcctgcttgtgatctctgtcttcaaataaataaataaaccttttaaaataaataaataaataagacttagCCCAAGTGCTAGGCCACAATGGAGGACAAGGTAGGGAGCTCAAAAGAAATCAACATGGAAAAATTCCAGGAATAAAATTACTATCTGcatgttcagttttttaaattattgttatgttatgtcagtcaccatatagtacatcattagtttttgtcgtagtgttccatgattcactgtgtAACACCCACTGTTCCATGCaacctgtgccctccttaatacccatcaccaggctcacccatccccccaccactctcccctctgaaaccctcagtttgtttcccagagtccacagtctctcatggtttgtctccccctctgatttcccccaactcacttctctctgtcttccaatgtcctccatgctattccttatgttccacaaataagtgaaatcatatgaaaattgtctttctctgtttgagttatttcacttagcataatctcctccagtcctgtccatgttgatgcaaatggtgggtattcagcctttctgatggctgagtgatattccattgtacatatggaccacatcttctttatccattcatcttttgaagggcatctgggctccttccagtttggctattgtggacattgctgctatgaacatcagggtgcatatgtctaaaatgaaaacttatgatCACACaaaaaactatatgtatataatgttcatagtagctttaTCTGTAACAGCTAAAAAGTAGGAACAAGTCAggtgtccttcaatggatgaatgacaTCACCCATCGTAATACATCCATaccaaggaataaagaaaaaggaatgaactattgacaCGTGGGACAATGTGGGTAAATTTCCAGAGAATTatgtcaagtgaaaaaaaaaccaGTCTCAGAAGttcacatactgtatgattccatttatataacattctcatAGCAATAGcattaaagaaatgaagacagatTCCTGGTTGCCAGGAGTTAAGGAGGAATGGGATTGGAAGGGAAGTAGGTGTGGCTACCCAAAAGGTAACAGGAGGGATCCTTGGGGGATAGGAATGTTCTGCATCTTGACTTTATCAATGTCAATATTGTCGTGATATTGTACTGGAGTTTAGCACTCAGAGGAAAAGGGTACAGGTGAGATTATTTCTTATAAGTGCATGTGCATCTATAATTAACCCCCAAtaagtttaatttaattaaaaaaaacctttaagaaccaaacaaataaaaaaataaaattaattaaaaaataataaggggaacctgggtggctcagtgggttaagcctctgcctttggctcaggtcatgatctcagggtcctggaatcgagccctatatcgagctctctgctcagcagggagcctgcttcccccacctctgcctgcctctctgcctacttgtg
It encodes:
- the TMPRSS5 gene encoding transmembrane protease serine 5; translated protein: MSLMPDGQTHMEAQYAEESPGPRNFQAKPRDPLQRPEVQQHPTSLAGCRGAGQRCCAGLGALVLLAGVSVGSWLLVLYLRPATSQPTPGTLQDEEIPSSCSETSGAEALFPTLSRTVSFRINSEDFLLEAQVRARPDWLLVCHEGWNPALGVRICQSLGHLRLTHLKGVNLSDIKLNSSQRFAQLPPRLEGFLEEVWQSRNSCASGQIVSLRCSACGVRPLASRIVGGQAVAPGRWPWQASVALGSRHTCGASVVAPHWVVTAAHCVHSSRVPRLSSWRVHVGLVSHSAVRPHQGAVVERIVPHPLYSSQTHDYDIALLRLWTPLNFSDTVGAVCLPAKKQDFPRGSQCWVSGWGHTNPSHTHNSDTLQDTLVPLLSTELCNSSCMYSGALTPRMLCAGYVDGRADACQGDSGGPLVCLDRGTWHLVGVVSWGRGCAEPNHPGIYAKVAEFLDWIHDIVRVH